The window TGTATGTCCAGCATGAAGCTCTAACTCCTTCCTGAACCATCTTCTCAAACAGCTCACAAGCCTCAGTGACTTTTCTTGCCTTGAGTGTCCCATCTAAAAGACAATTATACACAATAGTATCAGGGACAAACCCATTATACTGCATCTCACCAAAAACCCTCATTGCATCATCCATCCGGTAAGATTTACAACATCCTTGGATCAGAATCCGATATGTCGAATTATCAGGTTCATGGCCAGATACTTTCAATTCGTCCCATACAATCAATGCATCTTTCGCTTTcccaaacaaacacaacacatGAATCAGGCTGTTATATGTGCATATATCAGGACCAAAAGAAGACCCAGAGACCGAGCTTTGCCTTTTCATCTCCTTGAACAAAGTCAATGCAGCATCCAAATCTCCCCAACAACCAAATCCATGAATACATATGTTATAACCCCATGTATCAAACTTGAATCTTTCCATCCCCTTTAACTTTTCAAATACCCTTTTGAACTCTGACCTCATATCAGCTCTCCTTAAACCTACCAAGAGCTCATTAACAGCAACCGTTCCAGGAATATAACTTACAATAACCCCACCAATATCACCACTATGGCTATCAGAAGCTTCTAAAAGCTTAAAGAAAATAGACAGAGCAATACgcatctcattcttcttcaccAGAGCAACAAGAACAGAGTCATATAAACTAGGGTTTAAGCAATCTCCTAATTCCTCCATGTAATCCAAAACTCCTAACGCTGAATCGAACTTACCCGAACGAATTAGTGAATCTAGCAATACCTTAGCCATCGTCTGGTCCAAATTAACACCATCGTCCTTCATCGAACCAAGCAAATCGGGAACTTCTCCGAGAAGCCCTCTCCGGCAAACAGTACGAAATATCTGAGAGTAAGCTGATGCTGAATGTTTGTAACCGGGACGGAGAGTGAAACACCATCTGAAGAAATCTAACTTCTTCGAAGGATCTATGGAGCTTCTACGAAGGATCTGGAGAACGACAGGTTCCGAAATCGGGATCGAATTAGCGTCGAGTCTCCGTGTACCCGACTGAGACAGAGTCTTGGATAAAGACGCGACGATAAGGACATTACAAAGCTGTGGGAGTGATGAATTAATAGCCGGAGATAGACCGGAAACTGCAGCTGATACGGCGGTTCCTCTTCCATGGCGCATCGCATAGTGAAACCACTGAGTCACTGAGAAACGAAACTGAAAGCTAATATAAACACGACGTCGTTTAGTAAATATTTCTTCAAGGCCCATGGTTAGGCCCGTGTAATAGACCGAAACGGTGTCGTTTATATTAGAATTGGGCTCAAATGTAGGCCCGTTTATGTAGGGGTTTCAATTTTTGGTGTCGATAAACCCTAAAGCCGTCTCCGTCGTCTTCATTCTCCTCCGCTTTTGTAATTTTATCGATTAAACGAAGAGAGACGATTCGTTTCGTTTCGTCGTCGGCCGCCGAAAAAATGGGGTTCAAGCGGAAGAAGGGTGATGGTGACGGTGAGGAAATGGAATCAGACGGACGTGGAAAGCCAAGTTTCAATGGGGGTGGGCAGAGGCATGTGATACTTCCTTCGATGATTAAGAACAAAGATAAGAGATCTAAAGTGTACGCTAAGCAGAAGCATGAGAAGAAAttggagaagcagaagaagattaGAGAGCGTGACGCTGCTGAGAAACGAGCTTTAGAGCTTGGTGAGGAGGTAAAAGATCTCgacaactctttttttcttttttttggggattttttgaatttgtgatttgatttttgttctttctttgtgtAGCCTCCACAAAAGCAGATTCCGAAGACGATTGAGAATACTAGAGAATCTGATGAGACTGTTTGCAGACCTGACGACGAAGAAgtatgttttaagatttttgattCATCTCGATTTTGTGTTCAATTCATTTAGTGTTGTTGCTAATTTAGCTGGAATTGAGTTTTGCAGCTGTTTGCGGATATTGATGCTGATGAGTTTAATCCAGTCTTGAGACGTGAGGTTACTCCAAAGATCTTAATCACAACATGTCGTTTCAACTCCACTGTAAGCGTTTCTTGTACATAAGCTATAAAATGTGTGAAAGGACCTGCATTTATGTCTAAGTGTTGTGTTGTTGGATTGCAGAGAGGACCTGCATTTATATCTGAGTTGCTCTCGGTGATACCAAACTCTCATTATCAGAAAAGAGGAACTTATGATTTGAAAAAGGTGTTGCTATTAGTTTTATAGAATCcttgttttttcttgtgaaGTTGGTCTCTTTTTGCAGTTATATGACCTTTTTAAGATGTTGTTCTGCAGATTGTAGAATATGCAACGAAGAAAGATTTTACTTCTCTTATTGTAGTTCATACAAATCGCAGAGAACCTGGTTAGTTTTTCACTTCTGAGTTTAATGTTTTATTGTCCTTTTGATGTCATCtttatatgcttttttttcAAGCTTTTTGCTGTTTCATTTGTAGATGCACTTCTTATCATCGGTTTGCCTAATGGTCCTACTGCTCATTTTAAATTGTCGAATCTTGTTCTGAGAAAGGATATTAAGGTATGTAAACACAGTTTCTAAATATCGAGATTTGGATTAGTGATCTCTGGAATCGATGTGAAATTTGATTGCAGAATCATGGAAATCCTACAAGCCATGAACCGGAACTGGTTTTGAATAACTTTACTACGCGTTTAGGGAATCGTGTTGGGAGGTAAGTATAGTTCTTACAAATGTtgacttcatttttttctaatggtCTCTTTGATTTCTTGCTTACTGAtggtatatttttcttttctcagatTTTTTCAGTCACTCTTCCCTCCAGATCCCAATTTCCGCGGTAGGAGAGTTGTGACATTCCACAACCAGCGTGACTTTATATTCTTCAGGCATCATCGGTACATAAtttcacattttcttttcttttttgaatttccTACACTAGATTCTTCCATTGAAACTTTTTCTGAACAAATTCAACTCTCTATTCAGTTACATATTCGACACAAAGGAAATCAAACCTAGTGATAAAGGAAAAGATGGTGTTGCTCAAGAGAGAGTAAAACCTCGGCTTCAGGTCAGTTTATCCACGTTTAATCGAACattgtttctcttgtttgtcTGTGTGTGTAAATTGATGAACCTTGTCTGTTTATTGTATCATTAAACCTTGAATATTACGTGCAGGAATGCGGTCCTCGATTCACGCTTAAGCTAGTTACTTTACAGCATGGAACCTTCGACACCAAAGGCGGAGAATTCGAATGGGTTCACAAGGTAAAAACCACCAGAAGAAAGATATATACAACTTTCATTGCTTGTCTCAAGagtttaatgattattaatttgtttcccCATGTTTTTGTGTTCCGATACAGCCTGAAATGGACACAAGCAGGAGGAGGTTCTTCTTATAGATTCCCCATGTTtcacttaagttttttttgttcatttatatcattttcagaTATTCCCGATCTCCGACCAATTTTGTATGTCTTTGAAAATGTCACATTTCTCTTTCAATGTAGCCATCAGAACGATCGCACGACTTATCTTAACAGCATAGGTGTTTGATTTAAGCTATACTTGTTTGGTATATGGAACAGTGCATTCAaatattattatcaaatttcGTCTGTTTATCAACATTCAATCTTTATGTTGCGTCTCTCTGTAAATAAGTAAACCATTATGTTGCATCTTTCCTCCTTATACAACAGTACTCCGTCAATTACGATTGTTTATGTGGCTATGGAATCTATATTTCTCTTTGATTGTAAGAAGAAAAGTAATAGATGAACAACTATAACAAAATTCACTGATTAACAGACTAGTGACTTGGGTTCGAAAAAGGTTTTGTTAGAGTTGGTGTATTGAGAATTAAGAGAAAGATTACAGACCCTCCTTCCCTCTTTTTACTAAGCCGGTTTTTTGTTTAAAGGAGTACTAATTTTGGTGGTCTGTACAGAGAGAAGTATGGGGTGTGATTTTTTGGAGATGTGGCTCCCTGTGActttgtgggtttttttttaccCTTGTATGATCCTTTGTATGCTAAGGCATATCATAACTGATATAACAAATCAGTTGACCAGAAAACAAACATACCCGACATGGGGtggtctatatatataagtacattTGCATATGACAGAGCCTTGGCTTTTTAAACTCAAAGTTaggttgtaagttgtaactaaaCAGGATAAGTACAATTGCGTGATATGAacctttcttgtttttgtgatCTTTATGATAGATCCTTGATGATTTAAACtcaatcaaagagaagaacacCTTACAGGCCCGACCCGTAGCTAAAGCCCGTGAAGCTTTAGGcatcaaacaaatatataaatgttaagGGCATCATTTTCAAAAAGTTTGTTGTGGTGTAGTGGTCAATCCCACCTAATTATCATAGAGTTCTCTAGTTCAATCCGTACTTAaagtcatttttgttttgtttttttctttttttttttaaatctgtaCTTAaagtcatttttgttttgtttttttcttttttttttttaaatctgtacttaaagttatttttgttttgttttttctttttttttttaaatctattgcGCCGGCTTGCACCTTATATTCACTTAGAAATCAACAAGAGTTATAGAGATTGGGAGCTCAAACCAATTACAAATAATACTCAAATCTGTTATGCGACGATCAACATTGATATTCTCCCAAGCACATCGCAAGGTACCTGAAGCACATCACTTGATGGGTTTACACACAGATTAAGCATGCCTCAGAAATGAGCTTGTCGAGTCTCTCTTATACTCTTTCTCAATCCTCAACGGTAGAGCCTCTGGCtctcgcttttttttttcttttttttttaaatctattgcGCCGGCCCTGCACCTTATATTCACTTAGAAATCAACAAAAGTTATAGAGATTGGGAGCTCAAACCAATTACAAACAATACTCAAATCTGTTATGCGACGATCAACATTGATATTCTCCCAAGCACATCGCAAGGTACCTCAAGCACATCACTTGATGGGTTTACACACAGATTAAGCATGCCTCAGAAATGAGCTTGTCGAGTCTCTCTTATACTCTTTCTCAATCCTTAACGGTCGAGCCTCTggctcttgttttttttttctttttttaaatctattgcGCCGGCCCTGCATCTTATATTCACTTAGAAATCAACAAGAGTTATAGAGATTGGGAGCTCAAACCAATTACAAACAATACTCAAATCTGTTATGCGACGATCAACATTAATATTCTCCCAAGCACATCGCAAGGGACCTCAAGCACATCACTTGATGGgtttacacacatattaagcATGCCTTAGAAATGAGCTTGTCGAGTCTCTCTTATACTCTTTCTCAATCCTCAACGGTAGAGCCTCTGGCTCtcgctttttttttccttcttttttttaaatctattgcGCCGGCCCTGCATCTTATATTCACTTAGAAATCAACAAGAGTTATAGAAATTGGGAGCTCAAACCAATTACAAACAATACTCAAATCTGTTATGCGACGATCAACATTGATATTCTCCCAAGCACATCACTTGATGGGTTTACACACAGATTAAGCATGCCTCAGAAATGAGCTTGTCGAGTCTCTCTTATACTCTTTCTCAATCCTCAACAAAGCCTCTATTTCTTACCCAATCGTTCCCTTTCTCATTCATACAAACCACATCATCAACAAACTTGAATCATTGTACAATCGTATCACTTTATGTCCATTCTTGGCAATTTTGCAAGCCAATATCAGGACATCTCCAATAACTCTCCTCATTTTGAAGGGAGCAAATCCTCAAAATGAAGATTTGAAGGTTGTTTGCTCCAACAATCAATcctcaaaaaaatctttaaaaactaattaatttgcaATATAGtctttattatttacaaaattcaCGACTAATGataaaaactcataaataaatatatagcatacattttatttattatacaatccaaacattatttattttattatacaacacACAATATTACATAAAAAAGGTTACATGATAagataaattacatatataaaaaaacacacacacataaacataaattttacaaaGTTACATATGAAATAGCAAATCATACAAAAAAGAATTCAagagcagcaacaacaaccttCATCTGCTCAAAATATTTATGGacaatatttttatgatttgggAGGTTCAGGATCCGATTTACCTATTTACTAGTATTTTGGTACaacttgtaatatatataatatacgtGTGTTCAAGTAGTTTATGTGTACTTTgtgttaaatttgtttaatatatttttattttgtgagaATCTTgtttaatatatcttttttataattttgtttttaatattatattttataacgttaactttgtttttaatattacaaactattttttgtttattaaatttattttagtgtGCTTAaactttcttaattaaattttatataattatttatgaaaaacataaaaataaggactaaactgaaaataaaaaatagttttgagGTTATGAATAATAAAACCTCAAATACCTCAAAATTTGAAGATTCGAACACTTGTTTGATTGTCAAAAACTTCCaaagatgttttaatttttaaaggcCATCAAAAGTGTGAAACTGCAAACGTATTCATGTCTTCCTAGTCAATTATGGCGGCCCTCAAAAGTGTGAAACTGCAAACGTATTCATGTCTTCCTAGTCAATTATGGCGGCCCTCAAAAGTGTGAAACTGCAAACGTATTCATGTCTTCCTAGTCAATTATGGCGGCTAGCCTATAGCTGCAATTACCGAAAATACCCttcagaaaaagagaaaaagtagtAATTAAAAAAGCTTGAAACTTATGTTCGAAGTTCCGACAATGAACCGTCAAAAACATGCCATGTCTCCATTTACGACAACAAATATTTAAGTCCTACTCTCACTTGTCAACATTAACCTAttcttttagattaattaacCTTAATATTACTGTATAGAGTGGGCACATTTGATATATGGATTCATATcttattattacttattagtaaCCTTAAATTTAGTAAGaaataatacataatttaaaGCTTTTGAGATCTAAATTTTCTAATGAGTTTAAACTAGTCATCTCAAATGTGAGAAAATTAAGCTGCAAACTtccaaaaaaacacaattttttactgatacaaccaaaagaaaaaaaaaattaacaaaaaaaaaaaattgaagagaaaTACACACGTGTCACGCGTCTCATTTCCGAGAAActtcaaatattaattaactttagttgtttttaaaatgttacatatatgaattttgcatctctttcaaacaaaaaaaaaaaaacagagagaaagaacacacagaaaaagaaaaaagaaaaaaaaaccttaacttAAACCCTGTTTCTGTGTAATAATGTTGAAAGATCTTGTTGGGTATAGATTTTCTCCGACGGGTGAAGAACTGATAAACCATTACCTAAAGAACAAGATTCTTGGTAAGACTTGGCTCGTTGATGAAGCCATTAGCGAGATCAACATCTGTAGCTACGTACCATTTTACTTGCCTTGTAAGTATTTCTCACTTCTTAATCAtcatctcactctctctctctttatcatcGTCGATCATttttctaattcttgattttgttttgttgttgttagcgTTAGCGAAGATTCAATCGGACGATCTTGTTTGGTatttcttctctccaaaagagTACACTTCTTCTAAGAAGAAGGTGACGAAGAGGACTACTGGTTCTGGGTATTGGAAAGCTACTGGTGTTGATCGTAAAATCAAAGATAAGAGAGGGAACCGTGGTGAGATTGGGATTAAGAAGACGCTTGTGTATTATGAAGGTAAAGTTCCTAATGGTGTTCGTACTCCTTGGGTTATGCACGAGTATCACATCACTTGTTTGCCTCAAGATCAGGTAACAAATCTCACTGTTTCTTGAATTTTGAACTTctgtgttattattattcatatgtTTCTGATACTCTAattcttgatcttcttgaaGTTAATgaaatttgggtttgattcaTCTGTCTGATGCCATCTTTAAGTTCAATTTAAGGTTTTGAGTGTTGTAAAATCTGTGGCCTAATTTTTTtagtcttgttgttgttgaaatgGTTTTGGGGGTTTTAACTCATCTTTTCCACTGATAGCACCTCTAGCCCAACTTGTGGTTCTGTGTTGTGGAAAGATTCCAACTCTGTTGTTGTCAGAGTGTTTTGCTTCTGCCGAAGCTTGTGGTTGAGTTGTTCAAACTCATGTgtgtttgatttgttgttttgttggcaACGACCATGTGTGTGTGTACCTTTGGAATTTGTTCAGAGGAACTATGTTATCTGCCAAGTAAAGTATAAGGGTGAAGATGGGGACATCCCATTTGGTGGTAACTATTCGAGTGAGCCAAGTCAATCTATGGTCTCTGATTCGAATTCTGTCAGAGCGGCAGTTAACAGAGCGCCCAAGGTGAGTCCAGTTTCTGAATCATGTTTCCTTATTCATGAGTCTCTCtctacttgttttttttataactcaaaCCTTCTTTTACATGTTGTTCAGTTTGAGCAGCCAGGTCAAGATAAAATCTTTGGTATCTCTGTGGATGATTTGAAAAGCCCAACGAATAAACAAGAAGATCTCTCTTTGTGGGATGTATTGCATCCAGACATGTTATTCAGTGACAACAACAATCCTACTTTGNNNNNNNNNNNNNNNNNNNNNNNNNNNNNNNNNNNNNNNNNNNNNNNNNNNNNNNNNNNNNNNNNNNNNNNNNNNNNNNNNNNNNNNNNNNNNNNNNNNNNNNNNNNNNNNNNNNNNNNNNNNNNNNNNNNNNNNNNNNNNNNNNNNNNNNNNNNNNNNNNNNNNNNNNNNNNNNNNNNNNNNNNNNNNNNNNNNNNNNNNNNNNNNNNNNNNNNNNNNNNNNNNNNNNNNNNNNNNNNNNNNNNNNNNNNNNNNNNNNNNNNNNNNNNNNNNNNNNNNNNNNNNNNNNNNNNNNNNNNNNNNNNNNNNNNNNNNNNNNNNNNNNNNNNNNNNNNNNNNNNNNNNNNNNNNNNNNNNNNNNNNNNNNNNNNNNNNNNNNNNNNNNNNNNNNNNNNNNNNNNNNNNNNNNNNNNNNNNNNNNNNNNNNNNNNNNNNNNNNNNNNNNNNNNNNNNNNNNNNNNNNNNNNNNNNNNNNNNNNNNNNNNNNNNNNNNNNNNNNNNNNNNNNNNNNNNNNNNNNNNNNNNNNNNNNNNNNNNNNNNNNNNNNNNNNNNNNNNNNNNNNNNNNNNNNNNNNNNNNNNNNNNNNNNNNNNNNNNNNNNNNNNNNNNNNNNNNNNNNNNNNNNNNNNNNNNNNNNNNNNNNNNNNNNNNNNNNNNNNNNNNNNNNNNNNNNNNNNNNNNNNNNNNNNNNNNNNNNNNNNNNNNNNNNNNNNNNNNNNNNNNNNNNNNNNNNNNNNNNNNNNNNNNNNNNNNNNNNNNNNNNNNNNNNNNNNNNNNNNNNNNNNNNNNNNNNNNNNNNNNNNNNNNNNNNNNNNNNNNNNNNNNNNNNNNNNNNNNNNNNNNNNNNNNNNNNNNNNNNNNNNNNNNNNNNNNNNNNNNNNNNNNNNNNNNNNNNNNNNNNNNNNNNNNNNNNNNNNNNNNNNNNNNNNNNNNNNNNNNNNNNNNNNNNNNNNNNNNNNNNNNNNNNNNNNNNNNNNNNNNNNNNNNNNNNNNNNNNNNNNNNNNNNNNNNNNNNNNNNNNNNNNNNNNNNNNNNNNNNNNNNNNNNNNNNNNNNNNNNNNNNNNNNNNNNNNNNNNNNNNNNNNNNNNNNNNNNNNNNNNNNNNNNNNNNNNNNNNNNNNNNNNNNNNNNNNNNNNNNNNNNNNNNNNNNNNNNNNNNNNNNNNNNNNNNNNNNNNNNNNNNNNNNNNNNNNNNNNNNNNNNNNNNNNNNNNNNNNNNNNNNNNNNNNNNNNNNNNNNNNNNNNNNNNNNNNNNNNNNNNNNNNNNNNNNNNNNNNNNNNNNNNNNNNNNNNNNNNNNNNNNNNNNNNNNNNNNNNNNNNNNNNNNNNNNNNNNNNNNNNNNNNNNNNNNNNNNNNNNNNNNNNNNNNNNNNNNNNNNNNNNNNNNNNNNNNNNNNNNNNNNNNNNNNNNNNNNNNNNNNNNNNNNNNNNNNNNNNNNNNNNNNNNNNNNNNNNNNNNNNNNNNNNNNNNNNNNNNNNNNNNNNNNNNNNNNNNNNNNNNNNNNNNNNNNNNNNNNNNNNNNNNNNNNNNNNNNNNNNNNNNNNNNNNNNNNNNNNNNNNNNNNNNNNNNNNNNNNNNNNNNNNNNNNNNNNNNNNNNNNNNNNNNNNNNNNNNNNNNNNNNNNNNNNNNNNNNNNNNNNNNNNNNNNNNNNNNNNNNNNNNNNNNNNNNNNNNNNNNNNNNNNNNNNNNNNNNNNNNNNNNNNNNNNNNNNNNNNNNNNNNNNNNNNNNNNNNNNNNNNNNNNNNNNNNNNNNNNNNNNNNNNNNNNNNNNNNNNNNNNNNNNNNNNNNNNNNNNNNNNNNNNNNNNNNNNNNNNNNNNNNNNNNNNNNNNNNNNNNNNNNNNNNNNNNNNNNNNNNNNNNNNNNNNNNNNNNNNNNNNNNNNNNNNNNNNNNNNNNNNNNNNNNNNNNNNNNNNNNNNNNNNNNNNNNNNNNNNNNNNNNNNNNNNNNNNNNNNNNNNNNNNNNNNNNNNNNNNNNNNNNNNNNNNNNNNNNNNNNNNNNNNNNNNNNNNNNNNNNNNNNNNNNNNNNNNNNNNNNNNNNNNNNNNNNNNNNNNNNNNNNNNNNNNNNNNNNNNNNNNNNNNNNNNNNNNNNNNNNNNNNNNNNNNNNNNNNNNNNNNNNNNNNNNNNNNNNNNNNNNNNNNNNNNNNNNNNNNNNNNNNNNNNNNNNNNNNNNNNNNNNNNNNNNNNNNNNNNNNNNNNNNNNNNNNNNNNNNNNNNNNNNNNNNNNNNNNNNNNNNNNNNNNNNNNNNNNNNNNNNNNNNNNNNNNNNNNNNNNNNNNNNNNNNNNNNNNNNNNNNNNNNNNNNNNNNNNNNNNNNNNNNNNNNNNNNNNNNNNNNNNNNNNNNNNNNNNNNNNNNNNNNNNNNTTATTATTCATATGTTTCTGATACTCTAattcttgatcttcttgaaGTTAATgaaatttgggtttgattcaTCTGTCTGATGCCATCTTTAAGTTCAATTTAAGGTTTTGAGTGTTGTAAAATCTGTGGCCTAATTTTTTtagtcttgttgttgttgaaatgGTTTTGGGGGTTTTAACTCATCTTTTCCACTGATAGCACCTCTAGCCCAACTTGTGGTTCTGTGTTGTGGAAAGATTCCAACTCTGTTGTTGTCAGAGTGTTTTGCTTCTGCCGAAGCTTGTGGTTGAGTTGTTCAAACTCATGTgtgtttgatttgttgttttgttggcaACGACCATGTGTGTGTGTACCTTTGGAATTTGTTCAGAGGAACTATGTTATCTGCCAAGTAAAGTATAAGGGTGAAGATGGGGACATCCCATTTGGTGGTAACTATTCGAGTGAGCCAAGTCAATCTATGGTCTCTGATTCGAATTCTGTCAGAGCGGCAGTTAACAGAGCGCCCAAGGTGAGTCCAGTTTCTGAATCATGTTTCCTTATTCATGAGTCTCTCtctacttgttttttttataactcaaaCCTTCTTTTACATGTTGTTCAGTTTGAGCAGCCAGGTCAAGATAAAATCTTTGGTATCTCTGTGGATGATTTGAAAAGCCCAACGAATAAACAAGAAGATCTCTCTTTGTGGGATGTATTGCATCCAGACATGTTATTCAGTGACAACAACAATCCTACTTTGCTGCCACATTTATCCCCAAATGATGATGAGTTTCTCGGCGGATTGAGACATATTGACCGAGAGCAGGTTGAGTATTTGTTTGCCAATGAAGAATTCATATCCACACCAACTACATATATGCAAGAGAACC is drawn from Camelina sativa cultivar DH55 chromosome 8, Cs, whole genome shotgun sequence and contains these coding sequences:
- the LOC104707945 gene encoding ribosome production factor 1; the encoded protein is MGFKRKKGDGDGEEMESDGRGKPSFNGGGQRHVILPSMIKNKDKRSKVYAKQKHEKKLEKQKKIRERDAAEKRALELGEEPPQKQIPKTIENTRESDETVCRPDDEELFADIDADEFNPVLRREVTPKILITTCRFNSTRGPAFISELLSVIPNSHYQKRGTYDLKKIVEYATKKDFTSLIVVHTNRREPDALLIIGLPNGPTAHFKLSNLVLRKDIKNHGNPTSHEPELVLNNFTTRLGNRVGRFFQSLFPPDPNFRGRRVVTFHNQRDFIFFRHHRYIFDTKEIKPSDKGKDGVAQERVKPRLQECGPRFTLKLVTLQHGTFDTKGGEFEWVHKPEMDTSRRRFFL